In Phacochoerus africanus isolate WHEZ1 chromosome 2, ROS_Pafr_v1, whole genome shotgun sequence, one DNA window encodes the following:
- the VPS4B gene encoding vacuolar protein sorting-associated protein 4B has translation MASTSPNLQKAIDLASKAAQEDKAGNYEEALQFYQHAVQYFLHIIKYEAQGDKAKQNIRAKCTEYLDRAEKLKEYLKKKESKPQKPVKEGQPSPADEKGNDSDGEGESDDPEKKKLQNQLQGAIVIERPNVKWSDVAGLEGAKEALKEAIILPIKFPHLFTGKRTPWRGILLFGPPGTGKSYLAKAVATEANNSTFFSVSSSDLVSKWLGESEKLVKNLFQLARENKPSIIFIDEIDSLCGSRSENESEAARRIKTEFLVQMQGVGVDNDGILVLGATNIPWVLDSAIRRRFEKRIYIPLPEAHTRAAMFKLHLGTTQNNLTEADFWDLGKKTEGYSGADISIIVRDALMQPVRKVQSATHFKKVRGPSRADPNHIVDDLLTPCSPGDPGAIEMTWMDIPGDKLLEPVVCMSDMLRSLSSTKPTVNEHDLLKLKKFTEDFGQEG, from the exons AAAGCGATAGATCTTGCTAGCAAAGCAGCCCAAGAAGACAAAGCTGGGAACTATGAGGAAGCCCTTCAATTCTACCAACATGCTGTGCAGTATTTTCTCCATATAATTAAAT ATGAAGCACAGGGTGATAAAGCCAAGCAAAATATCAGGGCAAAGTGTACAGAATATCTCGACAGAGcagaaaaactaaaagagtacctgaaaaagaaagaaagcaaaccacAGAAGCCAGTGAAAGAGGGACAACCAAGTCCAGCTGATGAGAAGGG gAATGACAGTGATGGGGAAGGAGAATCTGATGatcctgaaaaaaagaaactacagaaTCAACTTCAAG GTGCCATTGTTATAGAACGACCAAATGTGAAATGGAGTGATGTTGCTGGTCTTGAAGGAGCCAAAGAAGCACTGAAAGAGGCTATTATATTGCCTAttaagtttcctcatctctttACGG GCAAGAGAACACCTTGGAGAGGAATCTTGTTATTTGGGCCACCTGGTACAGGAAAATCCTATTTAGCCAAAGCTGTAGCAACAGAAGCAAACAACTCAACATTTTTCTCAGTATCTTCCTCTGACCTTGTTTCTAAGTGGCTAGGTGAAAGTGAAAA gctAGTTAAGAACTTATTCCAACTTGCCAGAGAGAATAAACCTTCCATTATCTTCATCGATGAAATTGATTCTCTGTGTGGTTCAAGAAGTGAAAATGAAAGTGAAGCTGCACGTAGAATTAAAACAGAGTTCCTAGTTCAAATGCAAG GGGTTGGTGTGGACAATGATGGAATTTTGGTTCTGGGAGCAACAAATATACCCTGGGTTTTGGATTCTGCCATTAGGCGAAG aTTTGAGAAACGAATTTATATCCCTTTGCCTGAGGCCCACACCCGAGCAGCAATGTTTAAACTTCACTTAGGGACCACGCAGAACAATCTAACAGAAGCAGACTTCTGGGATCTTGGAAAGAAAACTGAAGGTTATTCAGGGGCTGACATAAGCATCATTGTGCGTGATGCTCTTATGCAGCCGGTTAGGAAAGTACAGTCAGctactcattttaaaaag GTTCGTGGACCTTCACGAGCTGATCCTAACCACATAGTAGATGATCTGCTAACACCCTGTTCTCCAGGTGACCCTGGTGCCATTGAAATGACATGGATGGATATCCCTGGGGATAAACTTTTGGAGCCAGTTGTTTGCATG TCGGATATGCTCCGGTCACTATCAAGCACAAAACCCACAGTCAATGAACACGACTTGTTGAAATTAAAGAAGTTTACAGAAGATTTTGGCCAAGAAGGCTAA